The Salvelinus sp. IW2-2015 unplaced genomic scaffold, ASM291031v2 Un_scaffold1057, whole genome shotgun sequence genome contains a region encoding:
- the LOC112069602 gene encoding ATM interactor yields the protein MAASASGKAYRNDNASMGSQKCTEEPPAQTREIIKPSIMELTKEVRTNILCTVEGCGKILPNTPALNMHLVKSHRVKDGLVNPTIRKDMKGSQKLYCCPIEGCPRGPNRPFSQFSLVKQHFMKMHAEKKHKCSKCNNGYSTEWDLRRHIEDCGRTYRCTCGCPYASRAALLSHIYRTGHEVPTEHRYPPVKKRKMERQINGAEKVKPTEFMCQIIKTDRELSEDSLPPDRVCHNIPPKHLHKLLLPKPEVALVNFPVMQLAHLPVLLPSTESGVLRSVVLAXDSXGSFSTLXLMPQSMGXXXPHLDPKTLGFRGSMPXSRSSLGXVSMGVQVSLESLGSGDDLGGTRGSNTSTNIQTDISYLSRMPMGVGVGTEVCPVGESSVSSCSQTDISVSAQVLLPVSVETQTFPSKAKATTTIGAQTDTHTLNQLPYPYSSPSQSPYITKQTQTRLALAGSEERAQMDQAIMCSDLFDSYSLSVSTQTALTDGXFRTHGVDDPLXGXGNGLYDDDKSAGGMCFGVQTDNLQSGSVADNQTQTTLALFNDLENILSGHSLSGHQTQMDSSTGCGSGLGSVQEQHTGIDFDFEEFLNAAHIQTQTEESELSGLGADTPLEVLDIQTQTDFLLLEGLGNXEGPGRSQASDLELEMFDTQTQTDLNFLLKAGGHMPLGNILRQSSFSMSTESSDTETQTDLHRPLTPTPNSNTLPYVSQGDQTRLLSSTETQTVTDTSSEGLGNLFLTSNETQTVMDDFLSADMAWNMESHFSSVETQTCEELFALFQHSEKPNS from the exons gACGGTCTTGTCAACCCCACCATCAGGAAGGACATGAAGGGTTCTCAGAAGCTCTACTGTTGTCCCATAGAGGGCTGTCCACGAGGCCCCAACAGACCCTTCTCCCAGTTTTCCCTGGTTAAACAG CACTTTATGAAAATGCATGCAGAGAAGAAGCACAAGTGTTCCAAGTGCAACAACGGCTACAGCACAGAGTGGGACCTGAGGCGCCACATAGAGGACTGTGGGAGGACCTACCGCTGCACGTGTGGCTGCCCCTACGCCAGCAGAGCAGCGCTACTGTCACATATCTACAGGACCGGCCACGAGGTCCCCACAGAACACAG GTATCCACCAGTGAAAAAGCggaagatggagagacagataAATGGAGCAGAAAAAGTCAAGCCCACTGAATTCATGTGTCAGATYataaaaacagacagagaacttTCAGAGGACTCCCTCCCTCCAGACAGGGTCTGCCACAACATCCCCCCTAAACACCTCCACAAACTCCTCCTACCCAAGCCYGAAGTGGCTCTGGTGAATTTCCCTGTGATGCAGCTGGCCCATCTCCCYgtcctcctcccctccacagaGAGYGGGGTTCTGAGGTCTGTGGTGCTGGCYRTGGACAGCCRGGGMTCCTTCAGCACCCTCCAMCTCATGCCCCAGTCCATGGGGKCCRTGRTGCCYCACCTGGACCCTAAGACCCTGGGCTTCAGGGGCAGCATGCCTGYCTCCCGCTCCAGTCTGGGGCYTGTCAGCATGGGGGTGCAGGTAAGTCTGGAGTCATTGGGCTCTGGCGATGACCTAGGAGGAACCAGGGGGAGCAATACCTCCACCAACATCCAGACAGACATCTCATACTTGTCCAGGATGCCTATGGGGGTCGGGGTGGGGACGGAGGTGTGCCCCGTTGGTGAGTCGTCAGTCTCATCGTGTTCTCAGACAGATATTAGTGTGAGTGCTCAGGTCCTGCTGCCGGTCAGTGTAGAGACCCAGACGTTCCCCTCTAAGGCCAAAGCCACCACCACCATCGGGGCGCAGACGGATACCCACACCCTCAACCAGTTGCCCTACCCCTATTCCTCCCCATCCCAGTCCCCCTACATTACCaagcagactcagaccagactCGCCCTGGCTGGGTCAGAAGAGAGGGCTCAGATGGACCAGGCCATCATGTGCTCAGACCTCTTCGACAGTTAYTCCCTCAGYGTCTCAACACAGACKGCACTGACAGACGGACRCTTCAGAACCCACGGTGTAGACGACCCCCTYYCCGGCRYYGGTAACGGTCTCTATGACGACGACAAGTCAGCAGGAGGCATGTGCTTTGGCGTGCAGACAGACAATCTCCAGTCGGGCAGCGTGGCGGACAACCAAACCCAGACCACCTTGGCTCTGTTCAACGACCTGGAGAATATCTTGTCAGGTCACTCTCTGTCCGGTCACCAGACGCAGATGGATTCTTCAACAGGCTGTGGGTCAGGTCTGGGCTCTGTTCAGGAACAGCACACGGGCATYGAYTTTGACTTTGAGGAATTCCTGAACGCRGCCCACATCCAGACCCAGACGGAGGAGAGCGAGCTGAGCGGTCTGGGGGCTGACACGCCCCTGGAGGTCCTGGACATCCAAACCCAGACAGACTTCCTCCTCCTGGAGGGCCTGGGAAACARTGAGGGGCCGGGCCGCAGCCAGGCCAGCGACCTGGAACTGGAGATGTTTGAYACCCAGACCCAGACGGACCTCAACTTCCTGCTGAAAGCCGGAGGCCACATGCCCCTGGGCAACATTCTGCGCCAGTCCAGCTTCTCCATGAGCACAGAGTCCTCTGACACCGAGACACAGACCGACCTCCACCGACCTCTGACACCAACACCAAACTCCAACACCCTTCCCTACGTGTCCCAGGGTGACCAGACCAGGCTCTTGAGCAGCACGGAGACTCAGACGGTGACCGACACATCTTCTGAGGGCCTCGGAAACCTCTTCCTGACCAGCAACGAGACCCAGACAGTCATGGACGACTTTCTGTCAGCTGACATGGCCTGGAACATGGAGTCCCACTTCAGCTCGGTGGAGACGCAGACGTGTGAGGAGCTGTTTGCTCTCTTTCAGCACTCTGAGAAACCCAACAGCTGA